Proteins from a genomic interval of Kaistia defluvii:
- a CDS encoding chloramphenicol phosphotransferase CPT family protein, with amino-acid sequence MARIIFLHGPSSSGKSTLARALQDRIEGPFWHISIDHLRDAGVLPTRRFQTGEFHWADCRGSFFDGFHRSLKAYADAGNDLILEHILDTEGWLEELAALFAQHDVFFVGIHCPLELLVAREARRGDRPIGSARQDHETIHIGKAYDIELNTTEDLDANVEALLAAWRSGGRASSFGRDRT; translated from the coding sequence ATGGCACGGATCATTTTTCTGCACGGTCCTTCGAGTTCCGGGAAGTCGACCCTTGCCAGGGCGCTTCAGGACCGTATCGAGGGCCCGTTCTGGCACATTTCGATCGATCATCTGCGCGATGCCGGCGTGCTGCCGACGCGACGTTTCCAGACAGGCGAGTTCCACTGGGCCGATTGCCGGGGCTCGTTCTTCGATGGCTTTCATCGCTCGCTGAAGGCCTATGCCGACGCAGGCAACGATCTGATCCTCGAACACATCCTGGACACAGAAGGATGGCTCGAAGAGTTGGCCGCGCTCTTCGCGCAGCATGACGTCTTCTTCGTCGGCATCCATTGTCCGCTGGAGCTGCTGGTCGCGCGAGAGGCCAGGCGGGGCGACCGGCCGATCGGTAGCGCCAGGCAGGACCACGAGACCATCCATATCGGCAAGGCCTACGACATCGAGCTGAACACGACAGAGGACCTCGATGCCAACGTCGAAGCGTTGCTCGCAGCCTGGCGCAGCGGTGGCCGCGCTTCGAGTTTTGGTCGAGATAGAACCTGA
- a CDS encoding glycoside hydrolase family 2 protein → MVYSTHPRPQMERARWQSLDGAWQFAYDDAAEWQRPDQPDFTRSINVPYVPESPRSGIHDEGFHPVVWYRRTVELTEELGAAEDLILHFGAIDYASDVWINGQHAASHVGGHTPVRVALGALIQGRSFEIVVRAEDDPADMHKPRGKQDWLPEPHGIWYPRTTGIWQSVWIEPVGNSHVDRLHWTADFARFEIRLDARVTQPKGCRLRVKLSLEGRVLVEDDYAVTGKDTGRVIALPDPGIDDGRAQYVWSPEHPQLIDAEVTLVDAAGNVLDTVKSYTAMRGVSTANGRFVMNGRSYFLRLVLDQGYWREGIMTASDDELRRDVELTKQLGFNGVRKHQKIENPRFLYWADVLGLLVWEEMPSAYSFSTEAVTRVTAEWQEAIERDYSHPCIVTWVPFNESWGIPELPHDARQRSYQQALYHLTKSLDPSRPVSGNDGWEQMATDIFAVHDYHHDGDVLDGRYRSEAAFRNTLTTFRSAGRALALDGHPWASQPVMLTEFGGIAFFMGQEKGWGYSQAKDADDFVERYADVLRPTTESSLLAGYCYTQLTDTYQEQNGVLTMDRKPKADIASLRAANLGVPVERLPADPFGYNARWLARKGAGRKA, encoded by the coding sequence TTGGTCTACAGTACCCATCCGCGCCCGCAGATGGAGCGCGCCCGATGGCAGTCGCTCGATGGCGCCTGGCAGTTCGCTTATGACGACGCGGCTGAATGGCAGCGCCCGGATCAGCCGGATTTCACGCGCAGCATCAACGTGCCCTATGTGCCGGAATCGCCGCGCAGCGGCATTCATGACGAAGGCTTTCATCCGGTCGTCTGGTATCGCCGCACGGTCGAACTGACCGAGGAACTGGGTGCGGCCGAGGACCTGATCCTGCATTTCGGCGCGATCGACTACGCGAGCGACGTCTGGATCAACGGTCAGCACGCCGCCTCGCATGTTGGCGGCCACACGCCGGTGCGCGTCGCGCTCGGCGCGCTGATCCAGGGCCGCTCTTTCGAGATCGTCGTCCGCGCCGAGGATGATCCGGCCGACATGCACAAGCCGCGCGGCAAGCAGGACTGGCTGCCCGAGCCGCATGGCATCTGGTATCCGCGCACGACAGGCATCTGGCAGAGCGTCTGGATCGAACCGGTCGGCAACAGCCATGTCGATCGCCTGCACTGGACGGCCGATTTCGCCCGCTTCGAGATCCGGCTGGATGCGCGTGTCACGCAGCCGAAGGGGTGCCGCCTTCGGGTCAAGCTGTCGCTCGAGGGGCGGGTGCTCGTCGAGGACGACTATGCCGTCACCGGCAAGGATACGGGCAGGGTGATCGCCCTCCCCGATCCCGGCATCGACGACGGTCGCGCACAATATGTCTGGTCGCCGGAACATCCGCAGCTGATCGACGCCGAAGTGACGCTCGTTGATGCGGCCGGCAATGTGCTGGACACCGTCAAGAGCTACACCGCCATGCGCGGCGTCTCGACCGCCAATGGCCGCTTCGTCATGAACGGCCGGTCTTATTTCCTCCGCCTCGTGCTCGACCAGGGCTATTGGCGCGAGGGCATCATGACGGCCAGCGACGACGAGTTGCGCCGCGATGTCGAGCTCACCAAGCAGCTTGGCTTCAACGGCGTGCGCAAGCACCAGAAGATCGAGAACCCGCGCTTCCTCTACTGGGCCGACGTGCTCGGCCTGCTGGTCTGGGAAGAGATGCCGAGCGCCTACTCCTTTTCCACCGAAGCGGTCACCCGCGTCACGGCGGAATGGCAGGAAGCGATCGAGCGCGACTATTCGCATCCCTGCATCGTCACCTGGGTGCCCTTCAACGAATCCTGGGGCATTCCGGAGCTGCCACATGATGCGCGCCAGCGCAGCTACCAGCAGGCGCTTTACCACCTGACCAAGTCGCTCGATCCGTCACGCCCGGTGAGCGGCAATGATGGCTGGGAGCAGATGGCGACCGACATCTTCGCCGTGCACGATTATCATCATGATGGCGACGTGCTGGATGGCCGCTACCGTTCCGAAGCGGCGTTCCGCAACACGCTGACGACCTTCCGCTCGGCGGGACGCGCCCTCGCCCTCGACGGTCACCCTTGGGCCAGCCAGCCGGTCATGCTGACGGAATTCGGCGGCATCGCCTTCTTCATGGGCCAGGAAAAGGGATGGGGCTACAGCCAGGCCAAGGACGCCGACGACTTCGTCGAGCGCTATGCCGACGTGCTGCGCCCGACGACGGAATCGAGCCTGCTGGCCGGCTATTGCTACACGCAGCTGACCGATACCTATCAGGAGCAGAATGGCGTCCTGACCATGGATCGCAAGCCCAAGGCCGACATCGCCAGCCTCCGCGCGGCCAATCTGGGCGTGCCGGTAGAGCGCCTGCCGGCCGACCCGTTTGGCTATAATGCCCGCTGGCTTGCCCGCAAGGGGGCAGGGCGGAAGGCCTAG
- a CDS encoding lysylphosphatidylglycerol synthase transmembrane domain-containing protein, with protein MKIRNAAWSVFGIGAVAVSVYILYREFRRISFAEVADSLAAITAGNWALAICATLVAYGALAWYDRIAILHLGKKVSWLFISLCSFTTYALSHNIGASVISGAVVRYRAYSTRGLTGQEIGVLIVFCSFTFALGTVLMGGLALTIEPHIVRRLIDVPDWISFSIGVVLLALVGLYALGSWRHFPPWQFKRFTLQYPRLPIVARQMLAGPLELAAAAAIIYFALPAAGNPGYLVILGIFLASFTLALLSHAPGGLGVLEVTFLAALPELNPNDVLAALIVFRLLYLLIPFAFALVVVLLFEKTQLGRKDLD; from the coding sequence ATGAAAATCCGAAACGCGGCTTGGTCCGTCTTCGGGATCGGCGCGGTCGCCGTCTCTGTGTACATTCTCTATCGCGAGTTTCGGCGCATTTCCTTTGCCGAAGTGGCGGACAGTCTCGCCGCGATAACCGCCGGAAACTGGGCCCTCGCCATATGCGCCACCCTCGTCGCCTATGGGGCGCTCGCCTGGTATGACCGGATCGCCATCCTGCATCTCGGCAAGAAGGTGTCCTGGCTCTTCATATCGCTCTGCTCGTTCACGACCTACGCGCTTTCGCACAATATCGGCGCCTCGGTCATTTCCGGCGCCGTGGTGCGCTACCGGGCCTATTCGACCCGCGGGCTGACGGGCCAGGAAATCGGCGTTCTCATCGTTTTCTGCTCGTTCACCTTCGCCCTCGGCACGGTGCTGATGGGCGGATTGGCGCTGACGATCGAGCCGCATATCGTGCGCCGGCTGATCGACGTGCCGGACTGGATCTCCTTCAGCATCGGCGTGGTCCTGCTGGCTTTGGTGGGGCTCTACGCGCTGGGCTCGTGGCGGCATTTCCCACCATGGCAGTTCAAGCGCTTCACGCTGCAATATCCGCGCCTGCCGATCGTTGCGCGCCAGATGCTGGCCGGCCCGCTCGAGCTGGCCGCCGCCGCTGCCATCATCTATTTCGCTCTCCCGGCGGCGGGAAACCCGGGCTATCTCGTCATCCTCGGCATCTTCCTCGCCTCGTTCACCCTGGCGCTGCTCTCGCATGCCCCCGGTGGGCTCGGCGTGCTGGAAGTGACCTTCCTTGCAGCGCTTCCCGAGCTCAATCCGAACGATGTGCTGGCGGCGCTGATCGTCTTCCGGCTGCTTTACCTGCTCATTCCGTTCGCCTTCGCGCTCGTCGTCGTCCTGCTGTTCGAAAAGACGCAGCTCGGCCGCAAGGATCTGGACTGA
- a CDS encoding MBL fold metallo-hydrolase — translation MADGGAGAPRADRLRITVLGCGASPGVPRIGNDWGACDPSEPKNRRTRSSILIDGFRGDHPYPTRILVDAGPDVRNQLLDARVDRLDAVLFTHPHADHTHGIDDLRSLWLDTHRLVPVYSDDFTQERLEEAFGYCFRTPAGGSYPPILGRTRIEGGEGFTIDGPGGKLDILPIRQIHGDIDSLGFRIGDFVYSSDISAIPDESLPHFANMQLWMVDALRWRPHPSHFSVDDTLAWHERLRPRRTILTHMHGDLDYTALAAYVPGDVEPAYDGMVIPFQL, via the coding sequence ATGGCTGATGGCGGAGCAGGGGCCCCGCGCGCCGATCGGCTGCGCATCACCGTGCTGGGCTGTGGCGCGTCGCCCGGCGTGCCGCGCATCGGCAATGACTGGGGCGCCTGCGACCCTTCCGAACCGAAGAACCGGCGCACGCGCTCGTCCATCCTGATCGACGGCTTTCGCGGTGACCACCCCTATCCGACCCGCATCCTCGTCGATGCCGGCCCGGATGTCCGCAACCAGTTGCTCGATGCGCGGGTCGACAGACTTGATGCGGTGCTGTTCACGCATCCGCATGCCGACCACACGCATGGCATCGACGATCTGCGGTCTTTGTGGCTGGATACGCACCGGCTGGTGCCTGTCTATTCGGACGATTTCACCCAGGAGCGACTGGAAGAAGCGTTCGGCTATTGCTTCCGCACGCCTGCCGGCGGCAGCTATCCGCCGATCCTTGGCCGGACGCGGATAGAAGGCGGGGAGGGCTTCACGATCGACGGCCCGGGCGGCAAGCTCGACATCCTGCCGATCCGCCAGATCCATGGCGACATCGACAGCCTCGGCTTCCGCATTGGCGATTTCGTCTATTCCAGCGATATCAGCGCGATCCCTGACGAGAGCCTGCCGCATTTCGCCAACATGCAGCTCTGGATGGTCGACGCGCTGCGCTGGCGGCCGCATCCGAGCCACTTCAGCGTCGATGACACGCTGGCCTGGCACGAGCGACTGAGGCCGCGCAGGACCATCCTGACCCACATGCATGGCGACCTCGACTATACGGCGCTTGCGGCCTATGTGCCGGGCGATGTCGAGCCCGCTTATGACGGGATGGTCATTCCTTTTCAGCTCTAG
- a CDS encoding TatD family hydrolase, translating into MLVDSHCHLDFADFDADREALMQRARDAGVGLMVTISTRVRQFDKIRALAEAHDEVYCSVGTHPNSAHEEPDITTEELVALSAHPKVVAIGEAGLDYFYGAEHKVLQAQGLRRHIAAARITQLPLVIHARDADEDMIAILRDEMGKGAFPAILHCFSSGAALAKVGLELGLYVSFSGILTFKSAQAIRDVAEFVPMDRLLVETDAPYLAPVPHRGQRNEPAYVRDTAAVLAEVKGVSPEEIARATTENFMRLFTKVPRDALAGQAAAHHG; encoded by the coding sequence ATGCTGGTCGATAGCCACTGCCATCTCGATTTCGCTGACTTCGATGCCGACCGCGAGGCGCTGATGCAGCGTGCGCGCGACGCCGGCGTCGGCCTCATGGTCACCATCTCCACCCGCGTTCGCCAGTTCGACAAGATCCGCGCGCTGGCCGAGGCGCATGACGAGGTCTATTGCTCGGTCGGCACGCACCCGAACAGCGCGCATGAAGAACCGGACATCACTACCGAGGAACTGGTCGCGCTGTCGGCGCATCCCAAGGTGGTCGCGATCGGCGAGGCGGGGCTCGATTACTTCTACGGCGCCGAACACAAGGTGCTGCAGGCGCAGGGCCTGCGCCGCCACATCGCCGCCGCCCGCATCACGCAGTTGCCTTTGGTCATCCACGCGCGTGACGCCGACGAGGACATGATCGCCATCCTGCGCGACGAGATGGGGAAGGGGGCCTTCCCGGCCATCCTGCACTGCTTCTCCTCCGGCGCGGCTCTGGCGAAGGTCGGCCTCGAACTCGGCCTCTACGTTTCCTTCTCCGGCATCCTGACCTTCAAGAGCGCGCAGGCGATCCGCGACGTAGCCGAATTCGTGCCGATGGATCGGCTGCTGGTCGAGACCGACGCGCCCTATCTGGCGCCGGTGCCGCATCGCGGCCAGCGCAACGAGCCGGCCTATGTCCGCGACACCGCCGCCGTGCTGGCCGAGGTCAAGGGTGTGAGCCCTGAGGAGATCGCGCGCGCGACGACGGAGAATTTCATGCGCCTCTTCACCAAGGTGCCGCGCGACGCGCTGGCGGGCCAGGCGGCAGCGCATCATGGCTGA